GGATGCACAAAACGCTAGTCACATGAAACATCTCAACTTCTCAACATAAGTTGTTTGGAATAATTAATCATATCTCTATTTatctatgcataaaaaattCTACATTATCAGTTTAAGTATTATTCTAGTTAACGCGATCATGTGGACAtccaaatttaatataaattaattgAAACTAAATAAAACTCCTAGAATAAAACAAATGTCAAATCACCTCCAATTGCATAGAAAGAGATTTGATTATTTATTATGTATTATGAACACTGCTGGAATGTTCCCCTTTCAATGTTAATTGACTGCTGTGATGAatgcaattaaaaaaaacacaaattatTGTGCTTGCAATATGTTGTTTTATCATATTGGCAAACACATGCTTAGCACGCGCATGATTACTTCTAGTAGTAAATATAGGTTGTAAGTCAAAACAAATATGTATGGTATGCACACCTTGAGGCATTCACACGAATGTACGAGGCACTTGGACTTCTGGCATCTGCACCCATTAGCATACATCCATGCTCATTTTCCTGAAATTTACTTTATGTGCATGAGTTCTCACTACAAACCAttattgaaaatttgaaatcaAAACAGCATAAGATTAATTATTTGGGGGTGCTCCAAGAAAGAAGAATGCATTACCGGCACTGCATTAGAGCTCTGGGGTTCAATCTCACTTGCATCTTGAACCCTAACAATCTTGGGATCAAATGCTCTCGGATTTTTCATCTTGATCATGTCCACACGCTCCTCCACAAAGTCCTCATAGTACTCTCTGTTCTTACAGTTAGTGCAACGGCAGTTCTGTGAACAATAGCCGTACGCGCTGAAACACGGGCAATAGCTGCATATAACACAGTACAGAAAATAGACGTTACACAGTAAGAACAAAACTTCACAATAAACTAATTAATGGAATGTATTTCAGATCCATCGAAGTATGTGTGCATACAGCTTGACACAGTTCGACTTGACGCAACGGCATGACCGATGCTGATCGTTTGACATGCTTCGAGCAGAGATTAGCCTGTGCAAGCATTTCCAATCATCATATTAGGAAGATGATATACTTCTAAGCATTTCCAGTTTAATTTGTATGTACAGATTACAGTTGCAAACACTATGTATGCATAAATAGCTTGCTCTGTGCAGATGGTTTTTTTACGACTCTTGCATGGAGATATCACAACAAAGAAGTACACACAGTTGCTAGTCGATTCTGGCCTAATTGGCCATTACTAATTAACAAACAGAAATACAAGGAAATTAAGCAGGACACGAAATACTGAAACCAACCCAAAAGTTGTTCAGAGGAAGATCATTACTGCTCCACAGCAAGTAGCTAACAACGAGAGGAAGATATACACAGTTTATGCTCGATTTATCAAAATCAGCAAGCAAAAACTGTTCCTCATAAGCAAAAATGGTTTGACATGTTCAATCAAACAATCCACATGTTGTAACCAGATCAATTTTCGGCAATCAAATCTTCCAAGGTGAAATGTACCATCTAAGGACCTTCATATCAACAGCTAGCATAACAGAGAAGCGAGTTTGTGAACTCTAGCAACAACTATTCGTTGGAAATAAACATGGATTAGTAACTGAATAACTGGTTACTTCAACACGCAGCAATTGAACAAATCCGCAAAAAATGAAGCAAATTAGGGAACAAAAGCTCGGAGGAAGCGCGGCCAGCAAATTTCTGTTGGAAACAAGCTTTGGATCAGTAACTAAGGCACTCCAATCAACACGCAGCGATCGAATAAATCGGCGACAAAATTAACTGAGCCGGAGAGAACAACTAAACTACTAAAGGATTAGCACTAGCAATTCGGGCTCAATTCGATTCCCCACATCAAGCAGCAGTCGAGGAGCGCAAACCCAAGCAAGCAGGCAGTTCACTCCTGATCAATCAACAAATCGAACGAAACATCGAACCAATCCAAGTGATCCGGATCGGTGTTCTCGAATCCGCTCGCCCGCCTCGACCAGCACGCACGCGTCGcggaggaagaagcggcggcggcggcgaccggaggaggaggaggagggcgaggggAAGAGAAGCGCGCATACCTTGATTCGTGTGGCTTGCGGCGGAAGGAGGGCGGAGAGGGGAGAAGGCTGCAACGGTGGCGGTCgcgggggaagaagaagaggaggaaatgGAGGCTTGGCCCATCTATTTATGTTAGAGCCGAATGGCTCTATGGGCTAGGGCCCAAGTTCACTTCTCATCCCTCATCTTTAGGAGAATGCCCAACATCGGTCGACCGGAGGAGGTGGGAAAATCAGTCGCTTCCCTCCCCACATGTGCGCACCTGTTGGGCCCACCAACttatctctcctcttttttcacaaaaatgtttcagctagtgtacttataatgttttactattttaaatagatataatgttgcagtgaattaaaatattcttttgcaacaaaaaaacccacatattttggaaactctctattaagagaatttcGTTTAGTTTTtgctccaccaaaaatgtttcacctagtgtactcacaatgtttcactatgtatagatctaatgttgcagtgaatgaaatattccattgcaacaaaaaaaaccaacatattTTGGAACCCCCTagtaagggaatttggtttattttttgtttcacctaaaaatgtttcacctagtgtactcacaatgtttcactatgtatagatccaatattgcagtgaactgaaacattcttttgctatttgctgaaacattgtttttatataaggtgaaacaacacccgatttaaacgagtgaaacattttcgatctacttagtgaaataatTCCGATATGCTTGGtgaaacatcgtgcaacatttaaaaataattcaataataagctaatttttttcgtcggaatatatccatgtgtggtcttattttgaagatttaattgcaacgaatttaatagtgcaatcgaatcatgatttgaagtaatttaagagataaatcagtttaaaatagttttacaCGTAAATCGGACGTCAGTGTCCGATTTTAACCTCCTCCCATGGGACGCTCGAGCGGGAGTCACGTCTTCATCTTTACGTCCACTT
This window of the Oryza sativa Japonica Group chromosome 4, ASM3414082v1 genome carries:
- the LOC107280500 gene encoding protein tesmin/TSO1-like CXC 4, with the protein product MSNDQHRSCRCVKSNCVKLYCPCFSAYGYCSQNCRCTNCKNREYYEDFVEERVDMIKMKNPRAFDPKIVRVQDASEIEPQSSNAVPENEHGCMLMGADARSPSASYIRVNASSTR